The Xiphias gladius isolate SHS-SW01 ecotype Sanya breed wild chromosome 17, ASM1685928v1, whole genome shotgun sequence genome includes the window CATTTAGTAACACAGTCTACACTAATCGCAGGGTACGCACCACTTATTATCGTTGCCAGGCCAATTTTAATCTGGTTTCAAGTTTGTTTATGTTAGTTTTCAAAACATCTGTCTTTTTACCTTgtagggaattttttttttttgctatttatgCATTGGTTCAGGTGGAGCAAATCAGCACTGTTTATTTAACTAAAATTCTACAACAAGGCTATGTGAGAGAAAATGCTTGAACAGAAAtctggaaaagagaaaagtcttCTGTCCAAACCTGAGCATATTCTGTATTTGAGTATCATCACGTTCATTGTCTGTTGTGATCTGGATTAATATAGCAAGTTTATCCCACAGTTAATGTAATGGGATTCTCAGTAAATAATTATGCTTTCACATAGTTTCTCAGATTTATTGATTATGTCTTAGAAGCTAGGTGTtcaaaaggtgtgtgtgtgtgtgtgtgtgtgtgtgtgtgtgtgtgtgtgtgtgtgtgtgtgtgtgtgtgtgtgtgtgtgtgtgtgtgtgtagtagaGTGGGTTCCTCGGCCAAGGGCTGTGGAggctttctgtctcctcctgcagTTATCTGTGCTATCTGTTATCTGCAGGGAGAGCCAGTGTGCTGCTCTACTTTTTCAGCATCTCCATGTGAAGCCAGTCAGGCAGTGACAGTCATGTTAGTTTAACTAGAGCTATATATTGCATCTGTGGCTTTGAAACTACTGTTAGTGTGGGGGGATGTCTTCTTCAGTGTGAACtattaaataaactgtaaaacagacTTTCATGTCACTTTTAAAGCACAATTAAATCGATTGATTGAAATTGATATTACACTATCATAAAGTTGGGGCACTTACAAGAGACAAAATGGTCAAGATCgagcagcagaggctgaaatATATTGACTTTTGGTCCAGCTCCAGAAAGGCTGGGTCCTTCATTTCCTATTATGCAACTCAGTAGCATCTTTCGATAGAGCCTCCTATAGTAAACTCCAAGTAAACTCCCACGTCTTTCATACTCAATGTCCCTCAAGCCACTCAAGCCAAATCTCAGATAATGTTGATGAcattcaattattattttctcaaacgTGACAGAGCTCCTTCAGGGCCAACAAAGCTGTTTGGGAATGAATTACTGACCATTCTAGAAGGAACAGAGGGAGCTAGAtggaacaagaaaaaaaaacttacttgCATTCAGTTGTTAGTCAGTTAGTGTGAACACTAAGAGTATCATCTCTTTTTGAAGCCCAgaccaaaatgtgtctgttgtaTCGGGTATCAAGAACTGTCACCTCCAGACAGTTGGCTTTTAATGCTTGGTTAGATTCTGATGCTTGTTtaaggctgcagctaacaattattttcataatcgatAAATGTAtcctttacttttttgattaatccattaatcatttagtttataaaatgatacccagccctaaCTCAAAGCAGAAATCTATTGTAAAAGTCTACTCTGAAATTTAAAGACATCAAATAAAGAGACTCAAAAAGAAGTCTAATTGGTGCTCTGTTTCAGATCTTGGGTTGTGTGTTGGATGATTCTGCAGTTTTCTTAATTTCAAAACTTACTTTGAAATCGTAGACAGCAGCTGATGGACAACAAAACAGTTCTTTGTCCTGTATGCCATTAGCGTATCTCTCCATGATAGTAATTTTTGCTCCTTCTCTCCCTATCCCTCACCTCCAACCCTCCACTCTATTCTTCTCTCCACACTTCCTTTTacttccctcttcctcttttccttacTGCCCCTCCACCTGTCTGGTCCCTGCTGTCCTTTTCCTACATTGCTCAATTattctttctcttgtctttaATGTCAACctctgttgatgtttttctctaCCGCCTTCCCTCTGGCCTCCCTTCACTTCTCTTAGCTATAGTAGAAGTTCAGGCTGTCCTGTCCGCCAGTGCTGCACTGCTTCTCTTTCTGCCCAGTCCACCACCCCTCAGACCCAGCCTGAGTCATGCCCTGCAACCCCCCCCAGCTGCCTGTCTCAACATTCTATGCTAAGCAGCTGGGCCCCACAGCACCACCTGCAGATGGTGAGCCAGAAATACAGGTCTGAGTCATATTTCAGAGCATCCAAAGAGTCCCTTACTCTATCCCAAATATGCAAGAATTCACctctaaatgagaaaaaaaaaactcaaatttggttggtaaataattatattttgagTCCAGAAATACCATACATTTCAGTATACAGCACTGATTTTATGTACTGAAACTATATCTTAATTGGAAAATAATTGGACCCATTGCCTGGCTAAAAAAAGTCAACGCTATTTAGAAGCTGTTAAGAGAAATGTGGAAATTGTTTAGCCCTTTTTGAGTTCACACacccttttttcatttgaaacctCTGCCCTACCCCTCTTAGTAGTATAACCAAAATTTCACTTTAGGGtgaactttgttttatttttagtttgtaaACTAATTAAAGGGTATTAACATTACTCTTTGTTCTGTCAGCtagaggcacaaaaaggcacaaATGGATTATGGATCATGTATTAAACTATTTTAGCCGAACCCAGAAAAAGTATAGTTTAGCTGTTGTTCATTTATTAGCCTGGGGGATGCAGTCGAACAGTTCCAGGTATTTAAAACGTTTTCACGCTGGGAACCCACATATAGAAAGTGTATAAACACCTCATGACCTAAACCTATATGTACCAGTGCAAAATCAGCCAGACATACAGGTGCAAATAGTAAAACCTCTGTAGTAAAACTTAAAGAACACTTCTTTATATTATTCTCTGGAAAATGGCTTATAAATAGACTTACTTCTCCCtagagaaacaataaaaaagacacTATTTGAGTTTGCTTTTGTTACTAAGTGAGTGCTCCCTTCTTGCTGgtatctttttattattatgattattattatttattttattttttttaagttgtacATGTGTTGTCTTCCATGGCTCCTTATTGGCCACTCATAAAttcttgcatttattttaagCTTAGATGATCTTTCACCCTTGGCTTCAATCATGCAGCACACAGTAACTGTTAGCCTCATGCTCTTATTCATGCTTTGCTTTGGCTAACATCAGTCACTTCTGGCCAACTACAACACTTTCTCCTTTGGAAATCTGGCAACGATCCATAGATACAAATTAAACCTCTATTATTTCTTGTACTGAGAGAGATTTGCTGCTGGTGAATCACTTAAGTCTGGAAATCATCTTCTCTGCAGTAGAGGAACTAACCAGCCAGTGCATGTGGAAAAAGACAACAAGCACGTGCTTTGCTTTAAATTGTAATGTGTATATTTCGCACAGTGGTGTCAACAGATGTTTGTAAGGGAAGATTTCTGTGACCCTGTGTCCTATTTTTAACCAGAACTGATGCATTTTTACTGACTGCCAGGGGCCTTTACTTGTTGCTCTCATCATGTGTCTCATTATCTGTTTTGCTCTCAGCTAACATCGCCCCTTGCTAGCCACTAAAATCTTTGCATTATCCCTGCTGGTTACCTGTCGTGTTGTTGGAGGCCCATAGGCATACTgtagtttctctttctctcttgttgGAGTAAAGATTTAGCAACCAAGAGAAACCTCCACCAGTGAGAGTCATACCTGAGGTCCCTGCTTCAGCACATGTAGGGCAAAGCACAAAAAGGTGACTGAAAGGAaaatttttgtgtatgtgtcaaaACTACCCTTGCGTTTGTGCCATAATGTACCCACCCAAACTTTTGGAGTAACCACtgcaaatggtaaatggactgcacttaaaTAGCACTTTTTCTAGtattatcaaccactcaaagcactttacgctatatgccacattcacccattcgcacacacacattcatacagcactttctatacataaacacacactctcacaccgGGGCAACTCGGGGGGGCAATCTTGCCCAAGTAAAATATtacacttcgacatgcggactggaagAGCCATGGATTGAAAcaccgaccttccagttagaggacaacccactctacctcctgagccacagccgcctgcctgcactgcagctttaatgtgtCCTGGGTGTTGGTCATTTTTGGTGCAGTTTATATAATCACCATCTCATGGTGCTACATGAGTACATCACTGAGACAAGTAGTTGAAACTTTCACCTGTTCAAATAAGCGGAACTTGCAGTACAATGCAGTATTTGATGTGTTGCCTGATCAAATATGTGTAAGCATACATTCCTCGTACATTCCAGGATGATTTAGGGGACATAATATGATTGTCACTGTGATAACATTCCAGAATTGTAAAACTATGTCACTGTATTTTTAAGTCCTCTGCAGCGTTTTGATGTCTGATAAATGTTCAAACTCATGCATGTTTTACTCAAACTGGCCTTTCTTGTTTGtatttcactgtctctctgtactTGAAACAACATGCCCCCACCAGTGCAGTCCCTtgcattatttttaacagtgcTGTTCATGTAACAGTGTATGAGgcttttttttggcttaaaGGTGAATTTGGTATACAAAAAACTCACTAATATACCTGGGGTCTCGTTTATCAAAGCATGCATAATACAAGTTCTAAATGTGCTTGAAGGAACTGTCCATGCCAACAAGAAAATTGATATGCACAATTTCATGAAATGAACAATGACAAATCTCACCTAGGGTCATCTTTATAGGGTCATCTGCTTGTGCAAGGATAGGCTTACTTAAGTCCCAGTAGCCTTAGTGTAGAGTTAAACATCACAGACCACGAGGTTaaaatattttagcatttttttttttttttttttttaaataattaaaaaaaaaaaagaagatcatGACCTGGGAGGTGTGGGAACGTTTCCCAGCATACACCAGGGCAATGTAATTATGgacataattttcatttcattcggCAGTGTTCCCGGTGTTATTGTATAGATTATGGTAAtggtaaagatgaaaaaagagatgGTGATAGCGGAGGGATGATACACTTAACATAATGGTCAAAGACTTGCAGAACACAAAATGGACACAGGACACAGCACCACCTCAATgccatttaaatattatttaaattaacgGTTTAAGCATAAcaacattaatttaaattgaCAGGTGTACTACCTGTCAGTTTAAATTAGTGGTACTGAAACATAACAGTTCATGACTAATGCAGATTGGTTATAATTGACTATTTGGGACATTTCATTCCATTACACTGGGATTGTTTGAAGTATTTGGTTGAAGTGTTCTTCAATATCCAATCTTGTACAATGGTACTGAGGTAATATCAAAACTTTGATTAGGTTCAGTAAGGTTCtctatttgtctgtgtttttctttttaaatgtatgtctctctttccctgtctgtGTTTAGGACAATGGAGAATTGGAGCccagaagaggagggaggagctgCTGTTGAGTTCCTCATCCTCAGGAGACAGGTAGGCAGTGGCAAAGTCCGTTTGCCTCATTACTTGTTTGTTCACTGTCACTTTTGCCATCTTTATCTCCTgggctgtttttctctgtctaacTGTGTAGTTGAAGAAAATGAGTCGCCGTCTGGCGGTACTTGAGAGGCACAATGCTGAAAGGAGGAATACCGGAGTCGTTCTGTTCTCCCTGCTGTTCTCCGCCTGCCTGCTCAACGCCTGGCTGTGGATCCGCAGATAACACACACTCACGGACATACAATGATGAGCCAAAACAATATGACCACCCCTGTCTAATACACTGTTGGTACTTTGTGTGCTGCCAAAACAGTTTCTGTCTGCTGAAGCAGGGATTCTACAAGACCTGTTAAGGTGCACTGTGGTATCTGGTCTTGTAAGTTTTGAGGTGGAGCCACTGTGATTCAGACATCGCCCAGCGTCCTGTCTCCGGTTCGTGATTTGTCCCTCCTCTGGCCACTGTCGTAGGTACTCACCACTGCTGAGAGGGGGCACCCCACAAGCCTTGCTGATTAAGAGATGGCCCTAATGATTTGCTCTTGTCAGAGACGCTCAGGTCCTCACCTGCTCAATTTCGACTGTTCACTTACCGTTTAAATATATCCCAGACATTAACCTGCCGTTATGAGATAATCAACATTATTCACGTCATTGAGAGTGATCGTAATGTTTTGGCAGATGTGTGTACACAgatgtacatttgttttgaCTACCCTTTTGAGTACCCACATTCATTCCCTCATCCCTATCCTTCAAGgaaatatgaatttaaacattgttttaaattggAAGCCGTGTCCCTTGCatgtctgggtttttttttaacgtcaGAGTGTTTTCCTGATTATTCTGAACAGCAGCTGTTCAGAAAATGCAAATCTGCCGATAATTAGCAATCTAAACTCAGACTTTTCTTTCAGAGTTCATCACTCAGAATCAAAGAGCAAGGCCTTCTTTCTACATTTGATGGTCAGTAATTTAGAGAGAAATGATTTGTAGAAGTTTAAAGACCACTTTTTACATCCACAGTAACAGGAAAATGACTAGAATGCATTGTAACTGTAGGACAGGTTGGGTTTAATGAGTCAACTCTCATGATTTTTTGACTAGGGAAACAGACTGTTGCCATCACCATGGCTGTCCCcatgtctctctcctcctgcaaATTAGTATTTTATTGAATGCATATTTTCTTGGAGTTATTCAGAGggattctgggaaatgtaggaataGCTGAAGAAGTTGAGGGAAAGCATGTACAACAGAGAATGATAAATTACAACATTTGCTCACAAAATGCGCAGTCATTACAGAATGATGTATTTGAGGGTGCATCATACTATCAGCTCTGCTGTTCCCCTCCTCAAGACAGGCGTAATCTCAGCCCTAAACTCCAATCTGTAACCTGAAACCCCTGAAAGATGTGAGACGTGGCCTAAATAACCGCAGTTAGTAAAAATATCCTCACTTCAGATGTCAAGGATGGGTTCTCACAACAGCCAaacatttgtacacacacacaaatactaatGTAGTACTTGGAAGCGCTAGTACTAGGGTTCATATTGAATACAGTTCTGTCTGTACAGTTAACTGTGTTGTGTGAAAATGCTACCAAACAGACCGATAGTAGTCTCATACATACTCATACTAGTCTCATAAGTGTCCATTAACTTGATGACAGTAGTCTTCGTATATGAGTTTAAATATTACTCATCATGCCCGTCACTGTTAGTgtgtctatttatttttttcaaagctatGCTATTATTGCgtaatgtttatttaataaaattagattttatatttaaatcagtgctttgtgttgtttgtttttttttttttttttttttgcattagccttgatacaaaaacaaaagttggatttcagattttttttccttggacCTAAGGTTTAAAAAACAGCTAGCTCTCCCAGGCAGGAGGTTGTGATTGATTGTTGTTTGTCCTGTTTTGTTGGTTCCATCCCACTGGATAAAGAAAGTAGAAGTCACTCAAATAAGGCTTTGTAGGTTGACAGTGTGTGCTCATTAAAGGTGGAAATCAGGGGAAGTAAGGTGTGGGACACTTTGACTGTCACGTTGGCTGTTTGCTTGTGAAGTACCGTTGAGCAAGACATTCGACCCTTTCTTGCTCCAGGTGCGTGAAGCACGTAGAGACACACAATGTTTATTTTGGCACAGACTTCTTCCTTTTGCTCTCCAAATAGTTTATCCTTAAAGCATGTATGATAAAGGTGAATAAGTAAGTGAGCTCATTTTGACATAACTTAACACCAGGAACAATGATTCTctgcattaatttatttaacaaaaagatTAAGTTAATACTAACTTAACCCATTTATATTGTATAACAAACATTTGGTTATTTTGGagtttgtcagaaaaaagtatacagaaagaaaagtaaatgacTTAATACCATAATACAAGAAACTATGAGATGAATGTTGTAAAAAAGATGATTAATCAGAAAATTGCTTTTATGTGAATTGTGATTGTACAGCAATGACTTAAGCAGCATCTATATAAACAAACTCGAAACACATTGCCTTAAACAAGAATCACTACAACAATACAGACATTG containing:
- the LOC120803103 gene encoding mitochondrial fission factor-like isoform X2, producing MMMAFTLCPKEMSQAPSHDPALVEIINKNMHVPERLSVGPRQQWQGEEGEEAMRWPEELPPAYTMEVPDRLTYTEVPDMSPRPLFSPSRPTICSPLGLEPCWQSPPGEVYREALQSPIRRSYSDQSFGRTPPGTPTQLKQALALPRHTSSSYSRSSGCPVRQCCTASLSAQSTTPQTQPESCPATPPSCLSQHSMLSSWAPQHHLQMVSQKYRFSNQEKPPPVRVIPEVPASAHVGQSTKRTMENWSPEEEGGAAVEFLILRRQLKKMSRRLAVLERHNAERRNTGVVLFSLLFSACLLNAWLWIRR